One segment of Candidatus Eremiobacterota bacterium DNA contains the following:
- the nrdR gene encoding transcriptional regulator NrdR: MKCPYCAFLESKVLDSRVTDDNTTVRRRRQCLSCSSRFTTYERIEDPAFFVIKKDERRERFDRSKIFNGILKACEKRPIGMEEIERIVSQIEREIKNSQEREVSTEVIGHQIMEYLKDFDHVAYVRFASVYKEFDDITGFLELVGTLTAKKAPESPRESEQAATRS, from the coding sequence ATGAAATGTCCTTATTGTGCCTTCCTCGAGAGCAAGGTCCTGGATTCCAGAGTCACTGACGACAATACGACGGTAAGAAGGCGGAGGCAGTGTCTCTCATGCAGTTCAAGGTTTACCACCTATGAACGCATTGAGGACCCCGCCTTTTTTGTCATCAAGAAGGATGAGCGCAGGGAGCGCTTTGACCGGTCCAAGATATTCAACGGCATCCTGAAAGCCTGTGAGAAGCGTCCCATAGGCATGGAGGAGATAGAGAGGATTGTATCGCAGATAGAGAGGGAGATAAAGAACTCCCAGGAGAGGGAGGTCTCGACGGAAGTCATAGGTCACCAGATCATGGAGTATCTGAAGGATTTCGATCACGTGGCTTACGTGAGGTTCGCGTCAGTCTACAAGGAATTTGATGATATCACGGGGTTCCTGGAACTTGTGGGGACCCTGACTGCCAAGAAGGCTCCCGAGAGCCCGAGAGAGAGCGAACAGGCGGCTACCCGGTCCTGA
- a CDS encoding endonuclease Q family protein, with the protein MPMKHYFADFHVHIGSTSEGRPVKVTASRKLTFSALIEECYRRKGIDMVGVVDCASPGVLSDIDGLIGKGVVCELPEGGLIHRDRVTVILGAEVECVEDGGGVSHHIAYFPYLRQMKEFSALMRRHIKNIELSSQSCGIPARELNAVIKATGGIHVPAHAFTPHKSVYGRACRRLSELFPEEGHESVAAIELGLSADSSIADMLEELAEVCFLSNSDAHSAGRIGREYNILAIEAPTFQEMVLAFRRVQGRSLVANFGLDPRLGRYHRSYCTSCRQVATGPPPILSCPLCGARGGSFAKGVLDRAREIGDFQEPRHPDHRPPYHHQIPLELVPGLKSALMARLIEHFGSEMAVLHTAEKRELVRVVGLSLAADIVRAREGSQELVSGGGGHYGKVRGAKSHSLQLTFSFDT; encoded by the coding sequence ATGCCGATGAAACACTATTTCGCAGACTTTCATGTCCACATAGGGAGCACCTCGGAAGGCAGGCCCGTCAAGGTGACGGCCTCCCGGAAGCTCACCTTTTCCGCTCTCATTGAGGAGTGTTACCGCCGCAAGGGCATCGACATGGTGGGAGTGGTTGACTGCGCCTCGCCGGGCGTGCTCTCCGACATCGATGGCCTCATAGGAAAGGGAGTCGTCTGCGAGCTCCCTGAAGGCGGCCTTATTCACCGAGATCGGGTGACGGTCATCCTGGGGGCGGAAGTGGAGTGTGTTGAGGATGGCGGCGGCGTCTCCCATCATATCGCCTATTTCCCTTACCTGCGGCAGATGAAGGAATTCAGCGCTCTGATGAGGCGCCATATCAAAAACATTGAGCTCTCCTCCCAGAGCTGCGGTATTCCTGCACGGGAGCTCAATGCAGTGATAAAAGCCACGGGAGGTATCCACGTGCCGGCCCATGCCTTTACTCCTCATAAGAGCGTCTATGGCAGGGCATGCCGCAGGCTCTCAGAGCTCTTCCCTGAGGAAGGTCATGAGAGCGTGGCTGCCATCGAGCTTGGCCTCTCTGCCGACTCCAGTATCGCAGACATGCTTGAAGAGCTTGCTGAGGTATGCTTTCTCTCCAACTCTGATGCTCATTCGGCGGGCAGAATAGGGAGAGAATACAACATTCTGGCCATTGAGGCGCCTACCTTCCAGGAAATGGTGCTTGCCTTCCGCCGCGTCCAGGGGAGGTCCCTTGTGGCAAATTTTGGCCTGGATCCCCGCCTGGGGAGATACCACCGCAGCTACTGCACCTCATGCCGGCAGGTGGCCACCGGTCCTCCTCCTATACTCTCCTGCCCCCTCTGCGGCGCCAGGGGTGGCTCCTTCGCGAAAGGGGTGCTTGACAGGGCCCGGGAGATCGGCGATTTCCAGGAACCACGCCATCCAGACCATCGCCCCCCCTATCACCACCAGATCCCCCTGGAGCTTGTCCCCGGCCTTAAAAGCGCTCTGATGGCCCGGCTCATAGAGCATTTCGGGAGCGAGATGGCGGTGCTCCATACGGCGGAGAAGCGCGAACTCGTGAGGGTGGTGGGGCTCTCCCTTGCAGCCGATATAGTGAGAGCCCGCGAAGGCTCTCAAGAGCTTGTCTCCGGAGGCGGAGGCCACTATGGAAAAGTAAGGGGGGCAAAGAGCCATTCCCTGCAGCTCACTTTTTCATTTGATACCTGA
- a CDS encoding phosphopentomutase has product MKLRRAVIVVADSMGCGAMPDADRYGDEGCDTLGNLARAVGGLTVPNLQRMGLGNIHPIEGIPPSDAPEAFYAELPMLSNGKDTTTGHWEICGIITEKAFPTYPDGFPPEIVKAFEKGTGRGTLGNYAASGTEIIASLGEEHMKTGKLIIYTSADSVFQVAAHEEVVPPDELYRYCEIARRILTGDHPVSRVIARPFMGSPGAFKRTERRKDFALKPPGQTLLDLLKDQSMQVFGVGKIEDIFSHQGLTDSLHTGNNHDGLVTVEKILRERPGQGIIFANLVDFDMLYGHRRNALGYAQAIRDMDAFLPRIVEAMDDDDALIITADHGCDPTFKGSDHTREHVPLLWYSKKLSPGKHLGTRNSFADISATILELFGIPSDLAGVSFASLLGR; this is encoded by the coding sequence TTGAAACTGAGAAGAGCCGTAATCGTTGTTGCCGACAGCATGGGATGCGGTGCCATGCCGGATGCCGACCGCTATGGCGATGAAGGGTGCGACACCCTCGGGAACCTGGCCCGCGCCGTGGGGGGTCTCACGGTGCCGAATCTTCAGAGGATGGGGCTGGGAAATATCCACCCGATTGAGGGAATTCCCCCTTCTGATGCCCCCGAGGCATTTTACGCCGAGCTCCCTATGCTTTCCAACGGCAAGGATACCACGACGGGGCACTGGGAGATCTGCGGCATCATCACGGAAAAAGCCTTTCCCACTTACCCCGACGGATTCCCGCCCGAGATCGTCAAGGCTTTTGAAAAGGGAACGGGCCGGGGGACCCTGGGAAATTACGCTGCTTCGGGAACGGAGATAATCGCCTCCCTGGGAGAGGAGCATATGAAAACAGGGAAGCTCATTATTTATACTTCTGCCGACAGCGTGTTCCAGGTGGCCGCCCACGAGGAAGTGGTCCCTCCCGATGAGCTATACCGCTACTGTGAAATCGCCCGGCGGATCCTCACGGGCGACCACCCTGTGAGCCGCGTGATAGCCCGTCCCTTCATGGGATCACCGGGGGCCTTTAAAAGGACCGAAAGAAGGAAGGATTTTGCGCTGAAGCCCCCAGGGCAGACCCTGCTTGACCTGCTGAAGGACCAGTCAATGCAGGTATTCGGCGTGGGAAAGATTGAGGATATTTTCTCTCACCAGGGCCTTACCGATTCGCTTCATACCGGCAACAATCACGACGGCCTTGTCACCGTCGAGAAGATCCTCAGGGAGAGGCCTGGACAGGGCATCATATTTGCAAACCTGGTGGACTTTGACATGCTTTACGGCCACAGGAGGAATGCGCTGGGATATGCCCAGGCCATCAGGGATATGGATGCCTTTCTTCCCAGGATCGTTGAGGCGATGGACGATGATGACGCCCTCATAATCACTGCCGATCACGGCTGTGATCCCACCTTTAAGGGATCCGATCACACGAGGGAGCATGTGCCCCTTCTCTGGTATTCAAAGAAGCTCTCGCCCGGAAAGCACCTGGGCACCAGGAATTCTTTTGCCGATATCTCCGCCACCATTCTGGAGCTTTTCGGGATTCCGTCGGATCTTGCGGGAGTGAGCTTTGCCAGTCTCCTGGGCCGATAA
- a CDS encoding purine-nucleoside phosphorylase, whose translation MENLRKRVNESLAFIKSRTGFSPQFGMILGSGLGELADEVEAVAKIPYAEIPHFPVSTVAGHEGILILGTLEGRPVVVQKGRTHFYEGYPMEKVTFSVRLMKALGVHTLVVTNAAGGINPQFRAGELMLIADHINLTGTSPLVGPNDPELGPRFPDLSRAYTPELRELAKEVASKIGIQLREGIFVGLHGPNYETPAELRFMRQIGGDAVGMSTVPEVIVAAHSSLNVLGISCITNVFIPGKGADHEEVLQAAEMVKPVFKSLIRSVLKEIKEVARNEAL comes from the coding sequence ATGGAGAACCTTAGGAAGAGAGTGAATGAAAGCCTTGCATTTATCAAGTCCCGGACCGGGTTTTCCCCTCAATTCGGCATGATTCTCGGCTCGGGGCTTGGCGAGCTGGCCGATGAAGTGGAGGCCGTGGCCAAGATTCCCTACGCGGAGATCCCCCACTTCCCCGTCTCAACGGTGGCTGGCCATGAAGGGATCCTGATCCTTGGCACGCTTGAGGGAAGGCCTGTAGTGGTCCAAAAGGGGAGAACCCACTTCTACGAGGGGTACCCCATGGAAAAGGTGACCTTTTCAGTACGTCTCATGAAGGCCCTCGGCGTCCATACCCTTGTGGTCACCAATGCCGCGGGGGGGATAAACCCTCAGTTCCGCGCCGGGGAGCTCATGCTCATTGCCGATCATATCAATCTCACCGGCACTAGCCCCCTTGTGGGACCAAACGATCCGGAGCTCGGGCCCCGGTTTCCCGATCTCTCGCGCGCCTATACGCCTGAGCTGAGGGAGCTGGCGAAAGAGGTGGCATCCAAAATAGGGATCCAGCTCCGTGAAGGAATCTTTGTGGGCCTTCACGGGCCCAATTACGAGACTCCTGCCGAGCTTCGGTTCATGCGTCAGATAGGGGGAGATGCCGTGGGAATGTCCACTGTGCCCGAGGTGATAGTGGCGGCCCATTCCTCCCTCAACGTGCTTGGCATCTCCTGCATCACCAATGTGTTTATCCCCGGCAAGGGAGCCGATCATGAAGAGGTGCTCCAGGCCGCCGAGATGGTGAAGCCTGTTTTCAAGAGCCTCATCAGGTCAGTCCTCAAGGAAATCAAGGAGGTTGCCCGCAATGAAGCCTTATGA
- a CDS encoding thymidine phosphorylase has translation MKPYDIIKKKKEGGCLSCSEIESMIQGFSKGDIPDYLMSAFLMAVCLKGMDDAETKDLTQAMTDSGHKVNLASIPGRKVDKHSTGGVGDTTTLLIGPIISAAGIPFAKMSGRGLAHTGGTLDKLESIPGFRTGLTEEEFISQVKEIGIALISPTGDLAPADKKMYALRDVTATVDSIPLIAGSIMSKKLAAGADVILLDVKVGSGAFMTTLDDARALARALVNIGTLAGKHTRAVITDMNQPLNSHIGNALEVKEVIEILKGGRRDSPLREVALELSAHLLQMAGVDSTLEEARSHAADLLQRGAALEKMRQVIKAQGGKDAVLDDTSLLPRARVIRDIPAQKEGYLGAIEVMKMGIIARDLGAGRVRKEDSIDPSVGLVIHRRIGDKITSGESIVTVHGASEKSIEEVRESLLECFIVLDQPVEAPPLILATIGS, from the coding sequence ATGAAGCCTTATGACATAATCAAGAAAAAAAAGGAAGGCGGCTGCCTTTCCTGCAGCGAGATAGAGTCCATGATCCAGGGGTTCTCAAAGGGCGACATTCCTGATTACCTGATGAGCGCCTTTCTCATGGCAGTGTGTCTCAAGGGCATGGATGATGCCGAGACCAAGGATCTTACCCAGGCAATGACCGATTCGGGCCACAAGGTCAATCTCGCCTCGATCCCCGGGAGGAAGGTGGACAAGCACAGCACGGGCGGCGTGGGCGACACGACGACCCTCCTGATAGGCCCCATAATTTCGGCGGCAGGCATCCCCTTTGCGAAGATGTCGGGGCGGGGCCTGGCCCATACGGGCGGCACTCTTGACAAGCTGGAATCCATACCGGGCTTTCGAACGGGCCTCACCGAGGAGGAGTTTATCAGTCAGGTCAAGGAGATTGGCATAGCCCTCATAAGCCCCACGGGGGATCTCGCTCCTGCCGACAAGAAAATGTATGCCCTCCGCGATGTGACTGCCACCGTGGACAGCATCCCCCTTATCGCCGGGAGCATCATGAGCAAGAAGCTTGCCGCCGGCGCCGACGTCATCCTTCTGGATGTGAAGGTGGGAAGCGGCGCCTTTATGACGACCCTTGACGATGCCAGGGCCCTTGCGCGGGCTCTGGTGAACATTGGGACGCTCGCGGGAAAGCATACCAGGGCCGTCATTACCGACATGAACCAGCCGCTTAACTCCCATATCGGCAATGCCCTTGAGGTAAAGGAAGTCATAGAGATCCTGAAGGGGGGGCGCAGGGATTCGCCCCTCCGCGAGGTGGCCCTTGAGCTTTCTGCCCACCTGCTCCAGATGGCAGGCGTGGACAGCACTCTTGAAGAAGCGAGGAGCCACGCGGCCGATCTGCTGCAACGGGGTGCCGCCCTGGAAAAAATGAGACAGGTGATAAAAGCCCAGGGAGGAAAGGATGCCGTACTTGACGATACATCTCTGCTTCCCCGGGCCAGGGTGATACGTGATATCCCTGCTCAGAAGGAAGGTTACCTGGGTGCCATTGAGGTGATGAAAATGGGGATCATTGCCCGCGATCTCGGTGCGGGAAGGGTCAGGAAAGAGGATTCAATCGATCCCTCCGTGGGGCTTGTCATCCACAGGCGCATTGGCGACAAAATTACCAGCGGTGAAAGTATCGTGACAGTCCACGGAGCCTCGGAGAAGAGCATAGAGGAGGTGAGGGAATCCCTTCTGGAATGCTTTATCGTTCTAGATCAGCCAGTGGAGGCGCCGCCCCTTATTCTTGCTACCATTGGGTCATAG
- a CDS encoding prepilin-type N-terminal cleavage/methylation domain-containing protein: protein MAAKRGFSIIELMVAVFILSTCLLLIIGIFTFLFNSVQKGVDLTTGMAIGEMALNKYLWNNYGNVSSAGEVNQTETINKMPFYYNIRSEPVDADSRLLRVSCRIYWWEKGARSNTGAGEFYAQGYGMFAADIVRYVYED, encoded by the coding sequence GTGGCGGCGAAAAGGGGCTTCAGCATCATTGAGCTTATGGTGGCAGTCTTTATTCTCTCCACGTGCCTTCTCCTGATCATCGGCATATTCACCTTCCTCTTTAACTCGGTCCAGAAGGGCGTTGACCTCACGACAGGCATGGCTATCGGCGAGATGGCCCTCAACAAGTATTTATGGAATAACTATGGGAATGTCTCATCGGCTGGAGAGGTGAACCAGACAGAAACAATAAACAAGATGCCGTTCTACTACAATATCCGTTCCGAGCCCGTAGATGCCGACAGCAGGCTGCTCCGCGTTTCATGCAGGATATACTGGTGGGAGAAGGGAGCGCGGAGCAACACCGGTGCAGGCGAATTTTACGCACAGGGCTATGGTATGTTTGCCGCTGATATCGTGCGGTACGTTTATGAGGACTAG
- a CDS encoding pilus assembly PilX N-terminal domain-containing protein: MKKKWQGVVLITTMLLLSFIIMIATLLVVTGRNSMKLGASYRDRENAFFAAESGIAYAQRMLRTNKNWTTQEVYVNDAATYPYADGDSTGKLVVTKISTGSFAGIKGVIDGGSEFYIAFGPGSSAPSSPVPYDASQVSGPFIRYYSTNHFTTGLTSSHYSYAYTGGTWRPFREVPAGYTHVIVEGRCGSVARYVEVFLQKDFSSVIDSAFIVGQDLDVDLQGSQYKFWVNDKYGQGVNVRSMNTVNVHIGNSAVSGGNYIYRVDGGSSITCNNTYVNKGQVTAGLNYYNSAFWNYGVKAQSVNSTTQAERMNSIRSDINWDKFSNSYLSGNSWKSSVNDFLLAGSYMYLESKTTPGTYNLAYVPYQPPVNATTNELEYSQLFEKLNNNSLTPVYYDSANWQYNGVNIYNGDSKHLIVYNDSKGGEYESSKMSKIDYLVKINDAPVGVASTQIDGADAYGFYTLAANYSSAAGGYTFSDTTRPKVGLVDDTKTEDVSPSLITIGDSSVKGSIVVEGEISGSGSILSSGNLVFQGESQLQPGSASGLAMYSKSDIRIKEISGGDVEADAINSAIKTSWAAYSKYCNQQYNIGIGNTKDTLATITKWLSDTKMNSDPNFFTSGGNYSFTLPSGNSYNCNGKSVIDYLKACEFSDTEAKELVKSFLQKNYSDAYTESTWGLSTHYYRLTQSGFRDLSFSDCVIKGVIVSERDLRVTSGGGALKVQGFLVTYGTDPMSSNPPGSQGGNLTIADSKDVSFTYDPDYLQTLFQGLSGINTKRAFWSTWTQ, from the coding sequence ATGAAGAAGAAATGGCAGGGAGTGGTGCTCATCACCACGATGCTCCTTCTCTCCTTTATCATCATGATCGCCACGCTTCTTGTGGTGACGGGGAGAAATTCCATGAAGCTCGGTGCCAGCTACCGCGACAGGGAAAATGCCTTCTTTGCGGCCGAGAGCGGCATCGCCTACGCGCAGAGGATGCTCCGGACCAACAAGAACTGGACCACCCAGGAAGTCTATGTCAATGATGCGGCAACCTATCCCTATGCTGACGGCGACAGCACCGGGAAGCTCGTGGTGACAAAAATCAGCACGGGCAGCTTCGCGGGGATCAAGGGGGTCATAGACGGGGGCAGCGAGTTCTATATCGCCTTCGGCCCCGGTAGCTCTGCTCCCTCGTCGCCTGTCCCCTATGATGCCTCCCAGGTGAGCGGCCCCTTTATCAGGTATTATTCCACCAACCATTTCACCACAGGCCTCACGTCATCACACTATTCCTATGCCTATACGGGGGGGACATGGAGGCCGTTCCGGGAGGTCCCTGCCGGCTATACCCATGTGATAGTCGAGGGGCGGTGCGGCAGCGTGGCCCGCTACGTGGAGGTTTTCCTGCAGAAGGATTTCAGCTCCGTCATTGACAGCGCCTTTATCGTGGGGCAGGACCTGGATGTGGACCTCCAGGGAAGCCAGTACAAGTTCTGGGTCAATGACAAGTACGGCCAGGGTGTCAACGTGAGGAGCATGAACACCGTGAACGTCCATATCGGGAACAGCGCCGTCTCCGGCGGCAATTACATCTACCGCGTGGACGGCGGCTCCTCCATCACCTGCAACAACACCTACGTGAACAAGGGCCAGGTGACCGCCGGCCTCAACTATTACAACAGCGCCTTTTGGAATTACGGGGTGAAGGCGCAGAGCGTGAACAGCACCACGCAGGCCGAGCGGATGAACTCCATCAGGAGCGACATCAACTGGGACAAGTTTTCCAATTCCTACCTGAGCGGCAATTCCTGGAAATCCTCGGTGAACGATTTCCTCCTCGCCGGCTCCTACATGTATCTTGAGAGCAAGACCACGCCGGGCACCTATAATCTCGCCTATGTCCCCTACCAGCCCCCGGTGAACGCCACGACCAACGAACTGGAATATTCCCAGCTCTTTGAAAAGCTCAACAACAACTCTCTCACGCCTGTTTATTATGACAGCGCGAACTGGCAGTATAACGGGGTGAATATCTATAACGGTGATTCCAAGCACCTTATTGTTTACAACGACAGCAAGGGAGGAGAGTATGAGTCCTCCAAGATGAGCAAGATAGATTACCTGGTCAAGATCAACGACGCCCCTGTAGGAGTAGCTTCTACGCAGATCGACGGTGCCGACGCCTATGGATTTTATACCCTGGCGGCGAATTACTCGTCAGCGGCCGGCGGCTACACCTTTTCAGACACCACTCGCCCCAAGGTGGGCCTTGTTGATGATACCAAAACCGAGGATGTTTCGCCCAGCCTCATCACCATCGGAGACAGCTCCGTGAAGGGGAGCATCGTGGTGGAGGGGGAGATTTCAGGGTCGGGGAGCATTCTCTCGAGCGGGAACCTCGTGTTCCAGGGAGAGAGCCAGCTTCAGCCCGGATCGGCGAGCGGCCTTGCCATGTACAGCAAGTCCGACATCCGCATCAAGGAGATATCGGGCGGCGACGTGGAAGCCGATGCCATCAACAGTGCCATCAAGACCTCATGGGCGGCCTATTCGAAATACTGCAACCAGCAGTATAACATAGGCATCGGGAATACCAAGGACACGCTGGCCACCATCACCAAGTGGCTCTCTGACACCAAGATGAACTCCGATCCCAACTTCTTCACTTCCGGCGGCAATTACAGCTTTACGCTGCCGAGCGGCAATTCTTATAACTGTAACGGCAAATCGGTCATTGACTACCTCAAGGCCTGTGAGTTCAGCGATACCGAGGCCAAGGAGCTCGTCAAGAGCTTCCTGCAGAAAAATTACTCTGATGCCTATACGGAGTCCACCTGGGGACTGTCAACACACTATTACAGGCTCACGCAGAGCGGCTTCCGCGACCTGAGCTTTTCTGACTGCGTCATCAAGGGGGTCATCGTGAGCGAGAGGGACCTCCGCGTCACTTCCGGCGGCGGCGCTCTTAAAGTGCAGGGCTTCCTGGTGACGTACGGGACCGATCCCATGTCCTCGAATCCACCGGGCTCCCAGGGGGGAAACCTCACGATTGCCGATTCCAAGGATGTCTCTTTCACCTATGACCCTGATTATCTGCAGACCCTTTTCCAGGGCCTCTCGGGGATAAACACCAAGAGGGCCTTCTGGAGCACGTGGACGCAGTAG
- a CDS encoding fused MFS/spermidine synthase — protein sequence MSLRAGRGIVLFFFLSGALGLVYEVVWTRLLLLIIGSTVYAVSTVLTVFMTGLALGSFFAGKAADRSSRPLFIYGCIEGILGIYMLLLPAILGAAENLYLHALPPLAQDGFLPLRILVCFMVLLVPSSLMGATLPLVTRFFTEKRENIGFTGGTLYALNTAGAVAGAFAAGFIAIPYGGVQMTLTAAALANLLIFLGVIILRFPAQEAGEHQEEHCPGDEERHELPWPAHGAFMAGFAIAGFTSLIYENIWTRLLGMIFGNTVYGMSTMLTAFLAGIALGSALMARCIKRLRRPFLAFAVLEVAVGFAVLGGFPLINSLPSFFLSLYHHTPSAWALHMALKFLGALLLMLPPTLCAGAAFPLAAVIHGREPKRLGTSIGTVYAVNTAGAIAGAFAGGFLMIPLWGIQNALILTLSLNILTGLALIAISPDTREKQKAILIGTLTLAAALGTLFLSGIDRAVFTTGVYYAPYRISAQLRERRITLSQYAAGLKFAYFREGRDATVAVIREGKDLVLKVNGKVDASTFEADLKTQITIGHLPLLLHRQPRKALLIGMGSGITLGSALTHPLERLDCLEISSEVVEAARCFSDFHHHALDDRRLRIVVNDGRNHLLSTDEHYDVIISEPSNPWVSGASSLFTRESYELMRSRLSPGGIACQWVQGYHMEPRLFRMLVATFSTVFPSSSLWDLGGDTILIGSNEEVPFDYCRMKECLHSREISEDLARIGIKSPRDLFFPYILDGESMKRYREGTALNTDDRPQVEFFAPRTLYVSFQKAIQAGLLAGRKEPLFIPMIVTGGPWEEVPLAAKKESGITVEREGYLQSVALERFRREEKPLFELTTLRPVLVMKKEGKTIEVFAGPGPFPEKGKKTKKEGTISMGGHKASWRLEDSSGEPVLSLTWRCPAARLYFLAEIRAPGSAPEALEVLLHSISCHR from the coding sequence ATGAGCCTGAGAGCCGGCCGTGGCATCGTGCTCTTCTTCTTCCTGTCGGGAGCCCTGGGCCTCGTGTACGAGGTGGTCTGGACACGCCTCCTTCTTCTCATTATAGGGAGCACCGTATATGCCGTCAGCACCGTCCTCACTGTCTTTATGACAGGCCTTGCCCTGGGGAGCTTCTTTGCGGGGAAGGCGGCCGACAGAAGCTCCAGGCCTCTTTTCATCTACGGCTGCATCGAGGGGATTCTGGGCATCTATATGCTCCTGCTGCCGGCAATCCTCGGGGCTGCCGAGAACCTCTACCTCCATGCCCTGCCTCCGCTGGCACAAGATGGTTTCCTTCCCCTGAGGATCCTTGTCTGCTTTATGGTGCTCCTTGTCCCCTCATCGCTTATGGGGGCCACCCTGCCTCTTGTGACCCGCTTTTTCACTGAGAAGAGAGAAAATATCGGCTTCACCGGGGGAACCCTCTACGCCCTCAATACGGCGGGAGCCGTGGCAGGAGCTTTTGCAGCAGGCTTTATCGCCATCCCGTACGGAGGCGTCCAGATGACGCTCACCGCAGCCGCCCTGGCAAACCTCCTCATATTTCTGGGAGTCATCATCCTCAGATTCCCGGCACAAGAGGCAGGAGAACATCAGGAAGAGCACTGTCCGGGAGATGAGGAGCGCCATGAACTGCCATGGCCTGCCCATGGCGCCTTCATGGCGGGGTTTGCCATCGCAGGCTTTACTTCCCTCATTTATGAGAATATCTGGACCAGGCTTCTGGGAATGATTTTCGGGAACACTGTCTACGGCATGAGCACCATGCTCACCGCATTTCTTGCAGGCATTGCCCTGGGAAGCGCCCTCATGGCGCGCTGCATTAAAAGGCTGAGAAGACCCTTTCTTGCCTTCGCCGTTCTAGAAGTGGCGGTGGGCTTTGCGGTCCTCGGGGGCTTTCCCCTTATCAACAGCCTCCCCTCCTTTTTTCTCTCCCTCTATCACCACACTCCCTCGGCATGGGCTCTCCATATGGCGTTGAAATTTCTGGGAGCGCTCCTCTTGATGCTTCCTCCCACGCTCTGCGCCGGTGCCGCCTTTCCCCTCGCGGCAGTCATTCATGGGAGGGAACCGAAGAGACTCGGCACTTCAATCGGCACGGTGTACGCGGTGAACACGGCGGGCGCAATCGCGGGAGCTTTTGCAGGAGGCTTTCTTATGATACCTTTGTGGGGCATTCAAAACGCCCTCATACTCACCTTGTCTCTCAACATACTCACAGGGCTTGCCCTCATCGCCATAAGCCCTGACACCCGGGAAAAACAGAAGGCGATCCTCATCGGCACCCTCACCCTTGCGGCGGCGCTGGGGACGCTTTTTCTTTCCGGCATCGACAGGGCAGTGTTCACCACGGGAGTGTATTATGCCCCTTACCGGATTTCCGCTCAACTGAGAGAGAGAAGGATCACCCTCAGCCAGTATGCGGCGGGACTGAAGTTCGCCTATTTCCGTGAGGGACGGGACGCCACCGTGGCAGTGATAAGAGAAGGAAAAGACCTCGTGCTGAAGGTGAACGGCAAGGTTGACGCCTCCACCTTCGAAGCGGACCTGAAAACACAGATTACAATAGGGCACCTGCCCCTCCTCCTTCACCGCCAGCCCCGGAAGGCCCTCCTGATAGGCATGGGAAGCGGCATTACCCTTGGCTCGGCCCTGACCCATCCCCTGGAGCGTCTCGACTGCCTTGAGATCTCCTCAGAGGTGGTGGAGGCTGCCCGGTGCTTCTCCGACTTCCATCATCACGCCCTTGATGACAGGCGCCTCAGGATAGTGGTAAATGACGGCAGAAACCACCTTCTTTCCACAGACGAACACTATGACGTCATCATTTCAGAGCCTTCGAATCCCTGGGTTTCCGGGGCATCATCGCTCTTCACCAGGGAGAGCTACGAGCTGATGCGCTCACGCCTCTCTCCGGGAGGAATAGCATGCCAGTGGGTCCAGGGCTATCACATGGAGCCCCGGCTCTTCAGGATGCTCGTGGCAACTTTCAGCACGGTCTTTCCCTCGTCGTCCCTCTGGGATCTCGGAGGGGATACCATCCTTATAGGATCCAATGAGGAGGTGCCTTTTGATTACTGCCGCATGAAAGAGTGCCTCCACAGCAGGGAGATTTCAGAAGACCTTGCAAGGATCGGCATAAAAAGCCCCCGCGACCTGTTTTTTCCCTATATTCTTGACGGGGAGTCCATGAAACGCTACCGCGAGGGCACGGCCCTCAATACCGATGACAGGCCCCAGGTGGAATTTTTTGCGCCCCGCACCCTCTATGTGAGCTTTCAGAAAGCCATACAGGCAGGGCTCCTTGCCGGGAGGAAGGAACCGCTTTTTATCCCGATGATCGTGACGGGCGGGCCCTGGGAGGAAGTGCCCCTCGCGGCAAAAAAGGAGAGCGGCATCACCGTTGAGCGCGAGGGATACCTTCAGTCTGTCGCCCTCGAGAGGTTCCGCAGAGAGGAAAAGCCCCTTTTTGAGCTCACCACGCTGAGGCCTGTCCTGGTGATGAAAAAAGAGGGAAAGACCATTGAAGTTTTTGCAGGCCCGGGACCATTCCCGGAAAAGGGAAAAAAAACCAAAAAAGAAGGCACCATATCCATGGGAGGCCACAAGGCCTCGTGGCGGCTGGAGGACTCTTCCGGAGAGCCGGTGCTCAGCCTCACCTGGCGCTGCCCCGCTGCCCGTCTCTACTTTCTTGCCGAGATAAGGGCCCCCGGCAGCGCCCCGGAAGCTCTCGAGGTGCTTTTGCACTCGATCTCATGCCACCGCTGA